The following proteins are encoded in a genomic region of Gemmatimonadota bacterium:
- a CDS encoding purine-nucleoside phosphorylase: MDAAVHAIRAHTAFVPEVAIVLGTGLGALGAAITVEARVEYGDIPGFPLSTVESHAGRLLFGMLGGKRVVAMQGRFHRYEGYSLQQVTFPVRVLQALGAPTLVVSNACGGMHPDWHAGDVMLIADHINLLGDNPLIGPNEARFGPRFPDMSDPYDASLRSLARRVATAEGITLREGVYVAVQGPNLETRAEYRMLRGLGADVVGMSTVPEVIVAKHGGMQVLGLSIITDMCLPDALVPATLDHILAVARGAEPKLTSLVCGVLELL, translated from the coding sequence GTGGACGCTGCCGTGCACGCGATTCGCGCCCACACGGCGTTCGTGCCGGAGGTGGCGATTGTGCTGGGCACCGGACTCGGCGCCCTCGGCGCGGCGATCACGGTGGAGGCACGTGTGGAGTACGGAGACATTCCCGGATTCCCGTTGTCCACGGTGGAGTCGCACGCGGGTCGTTTGTTGTTTGGGATGCTCGGCGGCAAGCGCGTGGTCGCCATGCAAGGGCGATTCCATCGCTACGAGGGGTACTCGCTGCAGCAGGTGACGTTCCCCGTGCGCGTGTTGCAGGCGCTCGGCGCGCCGACCCTTGTGGTGAGCAACGCCTGTGGTGGTATGCACCCCGACTGGCATGCCGGCGACGTGATGTTGATTGCCGATCACATCAACTTGCTTGGCGATAATCCGTTGATTGGTCCGAATGAAGCGCGGTTCGGTCCGCGCTTTCCGGATATGAGTGATCCGTACGACGCGTCGTTGCGCTCGCTGGCGCGCCGCGTGGCGACGGCGGAAGGGATCACGTTGCGTGAGGGGGTGTACGTCGCGGTGCAGGGGCCAAACCTCGAGACGCGCGCTGAGTATCGTATGCTGCGCGGGTTGGGCGCTGACGTAGTGGGGATGAGTACGGTGCCCGAAGTGATTGTCGCGAAGCACGGCGGGATGCAGGTGCTTGGCTTGTCGATCATTACGGATATGTGTTTGCCTGACGCGTTGGTGCCCGCGACCCTCGATCACATTCTGGCGGTGGCGCGTGGTGCAGAACCGAAATTGACGTCGCTGGTGTGCGGCGTGCTGGAGTTGCTGTGA
- a CDS encoding YggS family pyridoxal phosphate-dependent enzyme, giving the protein MAEIRGRIDAAVLRGGHGQVVRMIAVTKTHGADAVDAAFDAGLADVGENKVQEALDKQPLVQARAREARWHLIGHLQRNKVKHLGAFWLLHALDSARLANAVHEFGVARGAPMDVLMQVNVAGEATKGGYEPAELEAEAVRLMGLPGLRVRGVMTMAPFDVDERTLRTVFSGARAARDVLRGAGHDAVELSMGMSGDYEIAVEEGATMVRLGTILFGARD; this is encoded by the coding sequence GTGGCGGAAATTCGGGGCCGGATTGACGCGGCTGTCCTGCGTGGCGGACACGGACAGGTCGTGCGCATGATTGCGGTTACCAAGACGCACGGTGCCGATGCGGTCGACGCAGCGTTTGATGCCGGACTCGCCGATGTGGGTGAGAACAAGGTGCAGGAAGCGCTCGATAAGCAGCCGCTGGTGCAGGCGCGTGCGCGCGAGGCGCGTTGGCATCTTATTGGCCATTTGCAACGCAACAAAGTGAAACACCTCGGTGCGTTTTGGCTGTTGCATGCGCTCGATAGCGCGCGACTGGCCAATGCCGTGCACGAGTTTGGGGTGGCGCGCGGTGCGCCGATGGACGTGTTGATGCAGGTGAATGTGGCGGGCGAGGCGACCAAGGGTGGCTATGAACCGGCGGAACTCGAAGCGGAGGCCGTTCGGCTGATGGGTTTGCCAGGGCTGCGCGTACGCGGTGTGATGACGATGGCGCCCTTTGACGTGGACGAGCGCACGCTGCGCACGGTGTTCAGCGGAGCGCGTGCCGCGCGGGACGTGTTGCGTGGTGCGGGGCATGACGCGGTGGAGTTGTCGATGGGGATGTCTGGGGATTACGAGATCGCCGTGGAAGAAGGCGCCACGATGGTGCGTCTGGGAACCATTCTGTTCGGAGCGAGGGATTGA
- a CDS encoding DivIVA domain-containing protein gives MNDEGFHLTPVDVRRYDLGSALRGYDKARVDQLREQVSDELERLTRVNQELEAKAKGFHEQLRAFRERDKALNDALISAQQLRADTKDQAERDALLTVREAQAEGQRLIDEAKAEVRRLSVEIDALTKLRRTHLAQARALAERHLTDLQSAEATVAQIPVAEKPRDTWLDAPIDAPVRARPSDSADTASDTPVEEE, from the coding sequence ATGAACGACGAAGGCTTTCATCTGACTCCCGTCGATGTGCGGCGTTACGACCTCGGGTCGGCGCTGCGCGGATACGACAAAGCGCGCGTGGACCAACTCCGCGAGCAAGTGTCCGACGAGCTGGAGCGTCTCACGCGGGTGAATCAGGAACTCGAGGCCAAGGCCAAGGGGTTCCACGAACAGTTGCGCGCCTTTCGCGAGCGCGACAAAGCGCTGAACGACGCGCTCATCAGCGCGCAGCAACTGCGTGCGGACACCAAGGATCAGGCGGAGCGTGACGCGCTTTTGACGGTGCGCGAGGCGCAGGCGGAAGGGCAGCGCTTGATCGACGAGGCCAAGGCGGAGGTGCGTCGGTTGTCGGTGGAGATCGATGCGCTGACGAAGTTGCGCCGCACTCACCTGGCGCAGGCGCGCGCGCTGGCGGAGCGACACCTGACCGATTTGCAATCGGCCGAAGCAACTGTCGCGCAGATTCCGGTCGCCGAAAAACCGCGCGACACGTGGCTGGATGCGCCGATCGATGCGCCGGTGCGTGCTCGGCCCAGTGATTCGGCGGATACGGCGAGTGATACGCCCGTCGAGGAAGAGTAG
- the ileS gene encoding isoleucine--tRNA ligase: MSERRYQVLPPDRAADAVETELLARWREEQLVARSIAGRPGAPEFVFYDGPPTANGRPGIHHVFARTVKDLFSRHRAMLGYHVPRKAGWDTHGLPVEIEVEKALGISGKQDIERIGVEEFNKRCRESVWKYREEWERLVERVGHWLDYEQPYVTYSNHYVESEWWALRTLHDKGLLVQGHKILPYCPRCGTTLSSHEVAQGYEDVEDPSVYLALDLVEPQPRVEGDPLIVSGSPATTVPSGKPTRRRIVVWTTTPWTLPSNAALAVHPDLTYVEVKKNGRDDWTLLLAESRAGAVLGQEWASRWEVVGRFTGRELEGTRYRRPLDWLPFEDGAHEIIIAEDFVSADDGSGVVHMSPAFGADDYAAGQRRGLAFLQPVNARGEFPAEMPVVGGKFVKDADPLIIEVLKERDVLWKAATLTHSYPHCWRCRTPLLYYARGSWFIKTTAFRDRMIARNKAVHWNPPEVGEGRFGSWLENNIDWAISRDRYWGTPLPVWVNDTDATEIEVIGSYAELAEKSGRPLPADFDPHKPYIDAYTWPAKSGTGTMRRVSEVIDAWFDSGSMPFAQWHYPFENREIVAAQYPADYIAEGLDQTRGWFYSLLAIATGLGDALPNNADPVKPGDAAAPYKAVVVNDLVRDAKGLKMSKSRGNAVDPWSVMERHGADAVRLFLVASSQVWTPRNFDEQVIREGAGRFLLTLKNVYKFWAELANFGWAPSAEDPRPEDRPALDRWVLSRLAGVEAEANRQLLNYDATVAARAVMTFVDDDVSKWYVRLSRDRFYDVTSPDNRAAFATLHEVLSVSCRLLAPFAPFVTDWIHRELNGTSVHLADYVRPSPFPVNAALDAAMSDVRALATLGRAQRESVGIGVRQPLGELVVFPLLRDMRFDDSLTALLAGELNIKSVRVATDFAQIGTAEAKADFKVLGKRAGKDMKAVAAVIESWPAASVLEVYFGASVNVAVDDRTYAVGPEDVKVTLRGVATDGRWAVALDTTITPALRTEGMAREIVSRVQRLRKETGLAVSDRIRLQVAGPAEVQAAVEAYRVWISGEVLARELVVLDAIAENVGAVPVELDGATAFIALTREG, encoded by the coding sequence GTGAGCGAACGTCGGTACCAGGTGCTCCCGCCCGATCGGGCGGCGGATGCGGTCGAAACGGAACTCCTCGCGCGCTGGCGTGAGGAGCAGCTCGTGGCGCGCTCGATTGCGGGGCGCCCCGGTGCGCCGGAGTTTGTGTTTTACGACGGACCGCCGACGGCCAACGGCCGTCCCGGCATTCACCACGTGTTCGCACGCACGGTGAAGGATTTGTTTAGTCGTCACCGGGCGATGCTCGGGTATCATGTGCCGCGCAAAGCGGGATGGGATACGCACGGGCTGCCGGTGGAAATCGAAGTTGAAAAAGCGCTTGGCATTAGCGGCAAGCAGGATATTGAACGGATTGGTGTGGAGGAGTTCAATAAGCGCTGCCGCGAAAGTGTCTGGAAATACCGCGAAGAGTGGGAGCGGCTGGTGGAGCGCGTGGGCCATTGGCTCGACTACGAACAGCCGTATGTGACGTACAGCAATCACTACGTGGAGAGCGAGTGGTGGGCGCTGCGCACGTTGCACGACAAGGGACTGTTGGTGCAGGGGCACAAGATTTTGCCGTACTGCCCGCGGTGCGGCACGACGTTGTCGTCGCACGAGGTGGCGCAGGGGTATGAGGATGTTGAGGATCCGTCGGTGTATTTGGCGTTGGATCTGGTGGAACCGCAACCGCGCGTAGAGGGTGATCCGTTGATCGTTAGCGGTTCACCGGCAACGACGGTGCCCAGCGGCAAACCGACGCGTCGGCGCATTGTGGTGTGGACCACCACGCCGTGGACGTTGCCGTCGAACGCCGCGCTCGCGGTGCATCCGGATTTGACGTACGTGGAAGTGAAGAAGAATGGCCGCGATGATTGGACGCTCCTGCTCGCGGAGTCGCGCGCCGGTGCGGTGCTCGGGCAGGAATGGGCGTCGCGCTGGGAAGTGGTCGGTCGCTTTACGGGGCGTGAGCTCGAGGGAACGCGGTATCGCCGTCCGCTCGATTGGCTCCCGTTTGAGGATGGCGCGCACGAAATAATTATCGCCGAAGACTTTGTGTCGGCGGATGACGGCAGTGGCGTGGTGCACATGTCGCCGGCGTTTGGCGCGGATGATTACGCGGCCGGGCAGCGGCGTGGGCTGGCGTTCCTGCAGCCGGTGAATGCGCGCGGTGAATTCCCCGCGGAGATGCCGGTGGTAGGTGGCAAATTTGTGAAGGACGCCGATCCGTTGATTATTGAGGTCCTCAAGGAGCGCGACGTGCTCTGGAAGGCGGCGACGCTCACGCACTCGTATCCGCATTGCTGGCGCTGCCGCACGCCGTTGCTCTACTACGCGCGCGGCTCGTGGTTCATCAAGACGACCGCGTTCCGCGACCGCATGATTGCGCGCAACAAGGCCGTGCACTGGAATCCGCCCGAGGTGGGTGAAGGGCGCTTTGGAAGTTGGCTCGAGAACAATATCGACTGGGCGATTTCGCGCGATCGGTATTGGGGCACGCCGCTCCCGGTCTGGGTCAACGATACCGATGCGACCGAGATCGAAGTGATCGGCAGCTATGCCGAACTCGCGGAGAAGAGTGGGCGCCCGTTGCCGGCCGATTTTGATCCGCACAAGCCGTACATCGATGCCTATACGTGGCCGGCCAAGTCGGGCACCGGAACGATGCGGCGCGTGAGTGAAGTGATTGATGCGTGGTTCGATTCCGGCTCGATGCCGTTTGCGCAGTGGCACTATCCGTTTGAGAATCGCGAGATCGTCGCGGCCCAGTATCCGGCGGACTACATCGCAGAAGGGCTCGATCAGACGCGCGGGTGGTTCTACTCGTTGCTCGCGATTGCCACGGGGCTGGGTGATGCGTTGCCGAACAATGCCGATCCCGTGAAGCCTGGTGATGCCGCCGCGCCGTATAAGGCCGTGGTGGTCAACGATCTCGTGCGCGACGCGAAGGGGCTCAAGATGTCGAAGAGCCGCGGCAACGCGGTGGATCCGTGGAGCGTGATGGAACGCCATGGTGCCGACGCGGTGCGGCTCTTTCTTGTGGCGAGCAGTCAGGTGTGGACGCCGCGCAACTTTGACGAGCAAGTGATTCGCGAAGGGGCGGGACGCTTTTTGCTCACGCTCAAGAACGTGTACAAGTTCTGGGCGGAGCTGGCAAACTTTGGCTGGGCACCGTCGGCGGAAGATCCGCGTCCGGAAGACCGGCCGGCACTCGACCGTTGGGTGCTCTCGCGCTTGGCCGGAGTAGAGGCCGAAGCGAATCGCCAGTTGTTGAACTATGACGCGACCGTGGCGGCGCGCGCGGTGATGACGTTCGTGGATGACGACGTGTCGAAGTGGTATGTGCGCTTGTCGCGCGACCGGTTCTACGACGTCACCTCGCCGGACAACCGTGCCGCGTTCGCGACGCTCCACGAAGTGCTGTCCGTGAGTTGCCGGTTGCTCGCGCCGTTCGCTCCCTTTGTGACCGACTGGATACACCGGGAACTCAACGGGACGTCGGTGCATTTGGCAGATTATGTGCGCCCGTCCCCGTTCCCCGTGAACGCGGCGCTGGACGCGGCGATGAGCGACGTGCGCGCGCTGGCAACGCTCGGGCGCGCGCAGCGCGAATCGGTTGGCATTGGCGTGCGTCAGCCGCTGGGCGAGTTGGTGGTGTTTCCGCTGTTGCGGGACATGCGGTTTGACGATTCGCTCACCGCGCTGCTGGCGGGCGAGCTCAATATCAAGTCGGTGCGCGTGGCGACGGATTTTGCCCAGATCGGCACGGCTGAGGCAAAAGCGGACTTCAAGGTGCTGGGGAAGCGGGCCGGGAAGGACATGAAGGCGGTGGCGGCGGTGATTGAATCGTGGCCGGCGGCGTCGGTGCTCGAGGTCTACTTTGGCGCCTCGGTGAACGTGGCCGTAGACGACCGGACGTACGCCGTGGGGCCGGAGGACGTGAAGGTCACGCTCCGTGGAGTGGCGACCGACGGCCGCTGGGCGGTAGCGCTCGACACGACTATCACGCCGGCGTTGCGGACGGAAGGGATGGCCCGGGAAATCGTGAGCCGGGTACAAAGATTGCGGAAAGAAACAGGGTTGGCGGTGAGTGACCGCATCCGGTTGCAGGTGGCAGGGCCCGCGGAGGTGCAGGCGGCAGTTGAGGCGTACCGAGTCTGGATTTCTGGGGAAGTGTTGGCCCGCGAGCTCGTGGTGCTGGATGCGATCGCGGAAAACGTTGGCGCCGTGCCCGTCGAGCTCGACGGCGCGACGGCATTCATAGCTCTTACGAGGGAAGGCTGA